In Drosophila yakuba strain Tai18E2 chromosome 2R, Prin_Dyak_Tai18E2_2.1, whole genome shotgun sequence, a single genomic region encodes these proteins:
- the LOC6530515 gene encoding golgin subfamily A member 2, with the protein MPDDTQDAKAQKLAAARKKLKEYQQRASNNNGQPGAEEPVAATTQSHSSTVSIASNLSERSDSEINVNGGGAGGTPQPEQSVLPTAASYFALNEPEHNGGLADPSSLQAIQVIIAEKAQLNAELTKVRLACRERELELEELRTLKDQNQLRLEQLQQHCQDQQSTGEQQRQQYAQLQAQLLQSQAQIKDQQSHLNELEAQLQQSNQRHEELQQQLSQKSNELEMAQLKVRQLSDESSVTTDNRVESLVQTQYMYEQQIRDLQAMVGQLTQDKEQAAGQYQNYVQHQSGEIAKLNERNTELAEELNSLRERERQLVEHVGTLERDIQKNISLQAQFKEASQVQPSKEETSEQKALKDELAELKERLADFEFERHEFQLKIKSQDDQLQVKDSALDELEKQLERLQAEQPDQSKLLATMESDKVAASRALTQNVEMKNQLDELQQRFVQLTNDKAELVIRLDSEEFANREIRQNYNSMEQKLHANEERFKFKDEEMIRLSHENVELQRQQLMLQQQLDRLRHYEAKAYNSGERKERENGGEAPENEAEEAKDVGHLHNHSHDLSHKHSDGHCHDHDYDHSHDHDHSHPHDHSHQHPQDHPHDHPHDHSHEHPHDHSHEHQQGHPHDHQHDHPHDHVHNNVHRPAAKTLPTAEAVERLQSRFTTLISQVADLTEEKHSLEHLVLQLQSETETIGEYIALYQTQRRMLKQREYEKAAQMRLLQAEREQLREKIEALNKLVVSLGVELPADAAEAKQPEHTPTEGENSQQIINKIQDIISEIKENTEQPTHNHAGDHLNCCLGKFEVV; encoded by the exons ATGCCCGATGACACGCAGGATGCCAAGGCGCAGAAGTTGGCCGCGGCAAGGAAAAAG CTGAAGGAGTACCAGCAAcgcgccagcaacaacaatggtcAGCCGGGAGCGGAGGAGCCGGTGGCTGCCACCACGCAATCGCACTCGTCCACGGTGAGCATAGCCAGCAATCTATCGGAGCGCTCAGACAGCGAAATAAATGTGAACGGTGGAGGCGCAGGCGGTACTCCGCAGCCCGAGCAGTCTGTCCTGCCCACAGCCGCTTCTTATTTTGCGCTAAACGAGCCGGAACACAATGGCGGACTGGCAGATCCCTCCAGCTTGCAGGCCATCCAGGTGATCATCGCCGAAAAGGCCCAGCTCAATGCGGAGCTGACAAAGGTGCGTCTGGCCTGCCGGGAACGTGAGCttgagctggaggagctgcgcaCCCTCAAGGATCAGAATCAACTACGTctggagcagctgcaacagcacTGTCAGGATCAACAGTCGACCGGCGAACAGCAGCGACAGCAGTACGCGCAACTCCAGGCACAACTGCTACAATCGCAGGCACAAATCAAGGACCAACAGTCGCATCTCAACGAATTAGAGGCCCAGCTGCAGCAAAGTAACCAGCGACACGAggaactgcagcaacagcttTCCCAAAAATCGAACGAACTTGAGATGGCGCAGCTGAAGGTGCGACAGCTCTCCGACGAGTCTAGCGTGACCACAGACAACCGAGTGGAGTCGCTGGTGCAAACGCAATACATGTACGAGCAACAGATACGCGACCTCCAGGCCATGGTGGGTCAACTAACGCAGGACAAGGAGCAGGCAGCTGGCCAGTACCAAAACTATGTACAGCATCAGAGCGGCGAGATCGCCAAGCTCAACGAACGAAACACGGAACTCGCAGAGGAACTGAACTCACTAAGAGAGCGTGAACGCCAGCTGGTGGAACACGTGGGCACGCTGGAGCGGGACATACAAAAGAATATCAGCCTGCAGGCCCAATTTAAAGAAGCCAGTCAAGTGCAGCCATCCAAGGAAGAAACCAGCGAGCAG AAAGCTTTGAAAGATGAACTGGCTGAATTGAAAGAGCGTCTCGCCGACTTCGAGTTTGAGCGTCACGAATTTCAGCTAAAGATTAAGTCGCAGGACGATCAGCTGCAGGTAAAGGACTCGGCTTTAGATGAGTTAGAAAAGCAGCTCGAACGCTTGCAAGCTGAGCAACCCGATCAGTCCAAGCTGTTGGCCACCATGGAGTCGGACAAAGTGGCCGCATCGCGTGCCCTAACCCAGAACGTAGAGATGAAAAACCAGTTAGACGAACTACAGCAACGATTTGTCCAGCTGACGAACGACAAAGCGGAACTGGTCATCCGCTTGGATTCAGAAGAGTTTGCCAACCGAGAAATCCGTCAGAACTACAACAGCATGGAACAGAAGCTGCACGCCAATGAGGAGCGATTTAAGTTTAAGGATGAGGAAATGATTCGACTATCGCACGAGAACGTGGAACTGCAGCGTCAGCAGTTAATgttgcaacagcagctggaCCGTCTCAGGCATTATGAG GCAAAGGCTTATAACTCTGGTGAGAGAAAGGAAAGAGAAAATGGAGGAGAAGCACcggaaaatgaagcagaggaAGCGAAGGATGTTGGTCATTTGCATAATCATTCGCATGACCTCTCTCATAAGCATTCCGACGGTCATTGCCATGATCATGACTACGATCATTCCCATGATCATGATCATTCCCATCCACACGATCATTCGCATCAACATCCTCAAGATCATCCCCATGATCATCCTCATGATCATTCGCATGAACATCCTCATGATCATTCGCATGAACATCAACAGGGTCATCCGCATGACCATCAACATGATCATCCACACGATCATGTCCACAACAATGTCCACAGACCAGCAGCTAAAACGCTACCCACCGCAGAGGCGGTGGAACGCTTGCAATCCCGATTCACCACACTGATCAGCCAGGTCGCCGACTTAACGGAGGAGAAGCACAGCCTGGAACATCTGGTGCTCCAGCTGCAGAGCGAAACAGAAACGATTGGGGAGTACATTGCGCTCTACCAAACGCAGAGGCGCATGCTAAAGCAGCGTGAGTACGAGAAGGCCGCCCAAATGCGACTACTACAAGCGGAGCGAGAGCAGCTGCGCGAGAAGATTGAGGCACTGAACAAGCTGGTGGTCAGCTTAGGAGTGGAGCTACCTGCAGATGCCGCTGAGGCAAAGCAACCGGAACACACTCCTACCGAGGGTGAAAACTCTCAGCAGATCATTAACAAGATACAGGACATTATCAGCGAGATCAAGGAGAACACGGAGCAGCCAACCCACAACCATGCAGGCGACCATCTCAACTGTTGTCTGGGCAAATTCGAGGTAGTCTAA